The DNA segment CTTTCGGATCATGCCGCTTCCTCCGCCTCCGAGTCTCGGACGAGCGCGATGAAGGCGTCTTCCATCGTCGGGTCCTGGAGGTCCTTGTTGGCGACGCGCGCCTTCATCTCGTCCGGGGAGCCGAGCGCGATCGACCGGCCGCGATAAATCAGCGATATGCGGTCGCAATATTCCGCCTCGTCCATGAAGTGCGTGGTGACGAGAACGGTCACGCCTTTTTCCACGAGGCCGTTGATATGGGTCCAGAACTCGCGCCGGGTGATCGGATCGACGCCCGATGTCGGCTCGTCGAGAAAGAGCACCTCCGGCTCATGCAGCACGGCGCAGGCAAGCGCCAGGCGCTGCTTCAATCCGAGCGGCAGGTCCTTGGCCGACATGTCGTGGATCGGCCGGAAATCGAAGATCTCAGTCATCAACTCGATGCGCTCGCGGCGTTTCGCGCCGGAAAGCCCGTAGGCGCCCGCAAAGAATTTGAGGTTCTGGATAACGCTGAGATCGCCATAGAGCGAGAATTTCTGCGCCATGTAGCCGAGCCGGTTGCGTGCTTCGGCAGCATCGCGCCTTAGATCGAAGCCGGCGACCCTGCCTTCGCCAGCCGTCGGCTTCAGCAGGCCACACAACATCTTGAAGGTGGTGGATTTTCCGGCGCCGTTCGGACCCAGCAAGCCAAAAATCTGGCCACGCGGGATGTCGAAGGTGATGTTGTCGGCGGCGGTGAAGTCGCCGAAGCGCTTCGTCAGGCCGCGCGCCTCGATCACCGCCTTGCCCTCTTCTGCGGTAAAAGTCCTCTGCGTCTCCGCAAGCCGCGAGCGCCCGCCGGGGCCACCGCCAAGCATGTCGACAAAGGCATCCTCGAAGCGCGGCGGCGTTATGTCGGCACGCCAAGCCGTCGCGGCGCCGTTGCTGGCGAGCGACGGAGGCTCGAGACCCGCCTTCATCACGAGGCGGATCGCCTCGCCCTGAATCACACCGTCGACCACGCTTTCGTCGTCGAGAAGGCGCGCAAGCCTCTCGCGGCGGCGACCGTCGATGCCGCTTACCCGAAAGACGCGCTCCGCCACGCGGCTCGTCATGTCCTGCGGCGCGCCGGCGAAAAGCAGTCTGCCCTGATTGAGCAGGAAGACGTGGTCGCAGGCCTCCGCCTCTTCGAGATAGGCCGTCGACCAGACGACACCGATGCCTTCTGCTGTCAGGTTTTCG comes from the Sinorhizobium garamanticum genome and includes:
- a CDS encoding ATP-binding cassette domain-containing protein, giving the protein MTAAAPDGAAISDAFVQLTGVTKRFGAPAPALDAIDGTIAGGRITGLVGPDGAGKTTLIRLMTGLMLPDAGTVQVLGYDTRTDPASIQAAIGYMPQRFGLYEDLSVQENLDLYADLRGLPRDQRAATFGELLEFTDLRRFTARLAGKLSGGMKQKLGLACALLRKPRLLLLDEPGVGVDPISRRDLWKMVENLTAEGIGVVWSTAYLEEAEACDHVFLLNQGRLLFAGAPQDMTSRVAERVFRVSGIDGRRRERLARLLDDESVVDGVIQGEAIRLVMKAGLEPPSLASNGAATAWRADITPPRFEDAFVDMLGGGPGGRSRLAETQRTFTAEEGKAVIEARGLTKRFGDFTAADNITFDIPRGQIFGLLGPNGAGKSTTFKMLCGLLKPTAGEGRVAGFDLRRDAAEARNRLGYMAQKFSLYGDLSVIQNLKFFAGAYGLSGAKRRERIELMTEIFDFRPIHDMSAKDLPLGLKQRLALACAVLHEPEVLFLDEPTSGVDPITRREFWTHINGLVEKGVTVLVTTHFMDEAEYCDRISLIYRGRSIALGSPDEMKARVANKDLQDPTMEDAFIALVRDSEAEEAA